The Enterococcus sp. 7F3_DIV0205 genome has a window encoding:
- a CDS encoding non-ribosomal peptide synthetase — translation MSKKYLMSSAQKRIYTIEQVQGEGITYNIPIAFQLSQPIELEKLNSSLNKLIERHQVLRTYFDMIDGKFGQIVEEDYKFSIEMISDSAKPLSVIIDEFVRPFTIDALPLLRVCYCTLVTGERYLLFDAHHIIMDGGSMGIFLEELSYLYDDKPLPPVKLQYKDYSAWHRKKDKQSSKQFWLDEFSDGLPEFELFYDYPRPKEREYCGDTISTCLSAEQIKQLNQLTEKTGATNYMIFIACFMIFLSKYSGSEDVVIGTTMSGRDHPDIQNLLGMFVNTVPINDKIQSNENFLVYLDRIKHKLMRIFDHQDYPLDEIIEDLKAPICENKNPIFDILFNYQSNGQLDVTLGDSLLAEVPRESHVAKFDLTFNLGIAENQVELVWEYDVNLFKKSTVERMQQHFVTLMGAILADVTKPIREFSCLEQEEITKIMTQFNSSEPELPQDETVIDHFKEQVKNYPTSIAIAGPDKTLTYAELDHESTKIASLIQSKKAESEIIAILAVREVQTIIAYLGILKAGCAYLPLDPKSPKKRNKEIVEKSQAGLLIDFTSEQCDDDFSVAKVTLADLERPDLIVSYQPVQLSKHSLAYVIYTSGTTGEPKGTMIEHKSIIRLVKEPNYVQLAQPRILQTGSLTFDASTFEIWGALLNGGTLHLSEIENLVDPDKLEEIIEMNQIDVMWLTSSLFNQLVSLNEQIFSSLNYLLIGGEKLSNYHVSKFKQANQQTHLINGYGPTECTTFALTYEISEPFMQTIPIGKPINYTTALIFSDESLCGIGMPGELYLGGEGLARGYLGKDELTDEKFIKNPFNPKEKLYKTGDLVRWDEAGQVEFLGRIDQQVKIRGFRIELKEIEAHLLDISEMKEAAVIVVESETSAEKQLIAYVSTTKNISEKQIKESLRAQLPEYMIPKAIILLDSLPTTKNGKLAVDQLPEHQLDLNKEEKEQPKTQIQMNILAIFKEILNQDEIGINEDFYDLGGDSIKAIRIVSKLKEQGYSLTINDILQYRTIKELSTNLKQNKKMALDQSDVTGAVLFTPIQQKFMDEQLAEPNHFNQSIMLEFATEQLSEGKMTQALQEIMIHHDMLRAIYNGGQSVQPREMVSSFTLKRYNFEQDSRTIDWFDQTTEIYQSMQKLSNAAQADLSLADGRVFKAVIYQFRDRSFLLLIAHHLVVDTISWKIILEDLETAYNALKAEQKIKLPLKTMSYQKWSQELVDYSKSEELANELLFWQETAAIVEKSQLKNDLDAERTKQVTILSTQLGMRKTTELLMQKNRFSHFYINEILITALTRAIARVTGNSAVSLLMEGHGREQLTDDTEIDRTVGWFTVTYPVAFSLGNNSIEADILEVNRSLKAIPKNGIGYGLAKTVLPEISKAEPMVTFNYSGEFNESQQGDHLFKMSPAPQGNEVSPNNQFGTPIAVNLVIVDKNLNSNIVYDNRLFSKEFIQNVNERFLKEIDEILDFLQNEPQSVTDEGDLFVPINWEGSPVKQVIQPSAMQRMFLDTLDATMVYAAFELPTSDSERIIEAVKQVVYEQPLLRTSYGWQGEKFRLYEHPFEESFTIPFIDLSDRPEEDKVIFQKGIKDNMVSALKNETTNALYHMLLTQINEETTILHLLISHTIWDKYSDTVFYDRIKEYIMNPVKNPKPNIGYLLPKPVLDEESELKKLEAHLLMFKQNKEHIRVEQKRKQEFSICLSTLSLGEKTKKYYGKNHWALIMYLAQIIIRKNHGIDYPQTIPVYVVQENRKYLPADFAQAIGPYIDLWPVLLNQSVDNIEEQMGYLQQLKLDTQISLIDELSKMDSDYTNKEIYSINNQTVFEFTSETLETAKKQVEIMENVDGFEIVINKYLDQLVLIYPENINQKKQLDTLLQSACDQLELELR, via the coding sequence GTGAGTAAAAAATATTTAATGAGTTCTGCTCAAAAAAGAATTTACACGATTGAGCAAGTACAAGGAGAAGGTATCACATATAATATTCCGATTGCTTTTCAATTATCACAACCGATAGAGTTAGAAAAACTGAACAGCTCTTTAAACAAACTAATTGAGCGACATCAGGTATTAAGAACTTATTTTGATATGATCGATGGTAAATTCGGACAAATCGTAGAAGAAGATTATAAATTTTCAATTGAAATGATTAGTGATTCTGCCAAACCGCTATCGGTGATCATAGATGAATTTGTTAGACCCTTTACTATTGATGCTTTGCCTTTGTTACGAGTGTGCTACTGCACACTTGTAACAGGCGAACGATATCTACTATTTGATGCCCATCATATCATTATGGATGGTGGCTCAATGGGGATTTTTTTAGAAGAATTGAGTTATTTATATGATGATAAGCCGTTGCCGCCTGTGAAGTTGCAATATAAAGATTATAGTGCATGGCATAGAAAAAAAGATAAGCAGTCCAGCAAACAATTTTGGCTGGATGAGTTTTCAGATGGCTTACCAGAATTTGAATTATTTTATGACTATCCACGCCCTAAAGAGAGAGAATATTGTGGTGATACGATTAGTACGTGTTTATCTGCCGAACAGATCAAACAGTTGAATCAATTGACTGAAAAAACGGGTGCAACAAATTACATGATTTTTATTGCGTGTTTTATGATCTTTTTATCAAAATATTCAGGCAGTGAAGATGTCGTGATCGGTACGACCATGTCGGGGCGGGATCATCCAGATATTCAAAATCTATTGGGGATGTTTGTTAATACAGTTCCGATCAATGATAAGATACAATCAAACGAAAATTTCCTTGTGTATTTAGATCGTATCAAGCATAAGCTAATGCGTATTTTTGATCATCAAGATTATCCATTAGATGAAATCATTGAGGATTTGAAGGCTCCGATTTGTGAAAATAAAAATCCTATTTTTGATATTCTTTTTAACTATCAAAGTAATGGACAATTGGATGTAACATTGGGAGATAGCCTATTAGCTGAGGTTCCAAGAGAGTCTCATGTGGCAAAATTTGATCTGACGTTTAATTTAGGTATAGCAGAAAATCAAGTAGAGCTAGTTTGGGAATATGATGTTAATTTATTCAAAAAATCAACTGTTGAACGAATGCAGCAGCATTTTGTAACATTGATGGGGGCTATTTTAGCAGATGTAACTAAACCAATTCGAGAGTTTTCATGTTTGGAGCAAGAAGAAATCACAAAAATCATGACTCAATTTAATAGCTCAGAACCTGAATTACCCCAAGATGAGACGGTCATCGATCATTTCAAAGAACAAGTGAAGAACTATCCGACGAGTATTGCTATTGCAGGACCAGACAAAACCTTGACTTATGCTGAATTAGATCATGAATCAACAAAAATTGCTTCTTTGATCCAATCTAAAAAAGCTGAATCAGAGATTATTGCGATTCTTGCTGTAAGAGAAGTTCAAACCATTATAGCGTATTTAGGTATTTTAAAAGCAGGTTGTGCGTATCTGCCGTTAGATCCTAAAAGTCCGAAAAAGAGAAATAAAGAAATTGTAGAAAAAAGTCAGGCTGGGTTACTGATCGATTTTACTTCAGAACAATGTGATGATGATTTCTCAGTAGCTAAAGTAACATTAGCTGATTTAGAAAGACCTGATTTAATCGTTAGTTATCAGCCTGTCCAACTTTCAAAGCATTCATTAGCATATGTGATTTATACGTCTGGTACAACGGGGGAACCTAAAGGAACAATGATTGAGCATAAAAGCATTATTCGCTTAGTCAAAGAACCAAATTATGTCCAACTGGCTCAGCCAAGAATTTTGCAAACTGGTTCCCTAACTTTCGATGCAAGCACTTTTGAAATTTGGGGTGCGTTGTTAAATGGTGGAACATTACATTTATCAGAAATTGAAAATTTAGTTGATCCAGATAAATTAGAAGAAATAATTGAAATGAACCAGATCGATGTGATGTGGTTGACCTCTTCTTTGTTTAATCAATTAGTTTCCTTAAATGAGCAAATTTTTTCATCCCTAAACTATCTATTGATCGGTGGTGAAAAGCTGTCAAATTATCATGTCTCTAAATTTAAGCAAGCCAATCAGCAAACTCACTTGATCAATGGCTATGGTCCGACGGAGTGTACAACTTTTGCTTTGACTTATGAAATTTCTGAGCCATTCATGCAGACGATTCCGATCGGTAAGCCAATCAATTATACTACGGCGTTGATTTTTTCTGACGAGTCGCTTTGCGGGATCGGAATGCCAGGAGAATTATATTTGGGTGGCGAAGGGCTTGCCAGAGGTTATTTAGGGAAGGATGAATTAACAGATGAAAAATTCATAAAAAATCCATTTAACCCCAAAGAAAAATTATATAAAACTGGAGATCTAGTTCGGTGGGATGAAGCAGGGCAAGTTGAATTTTTAGGGCGAATCGACCAACAAGTAAAAATTCGTGGATTTAGAATTGAGCTTAAAGAAATTGAAGCACATCTGTTAGATATTTCTGAAATGAAAGAAGCAGCTGTGATTGTTGTTGAAAGCGAAACCTCAGCAGAAAAACAGCTTATTGCCTATGTGAGTACTACAAAGAATATTTCTGAAAAACAAATAAAAGAATCTTTAAGAGCGCAATTACCCGAGTATATGATCCCAAAAGCGATTATTCTCTTAGATTCGTTACCAACCACTAAAAATGGAAAATTAGCTGTTGACCAATTACCAGAGCATCAGCTCGATCTAAATAAAGAAGAAAAAGAACAACCAAAAACGCAAATACAAATGAATATTTTAGCGATTTTTAAAGAAATCCTTAATCAAGATGAGATTGGGATAAATGAAGATTTCTATGACTTAGGTGGAGATTCAATTAAAGCTATCCGAATTGTATCAAAACTGAAAGAACAGGGGTACTCACTTACAATCAATGACATTCTTCAGTACCGAACGATCAAAGAATTAAGCACGAATCTGAAACAAAACAAAAAGATGGCTCTTGATCAGAGTGATGTGACAGGAGCAGTTCTTTTTACACCGATCCAGCAAAAATTTATGGATGAACAGTTAGCGGAACCTAATCATTTTAATCAATCGATCATGCTTGAATTTGCGACAGAACAATTGAGTGAAGGAAAAATGACACAAGCATTGCAAGAAATCATGATCCATCATGATATGTTACGGGCTATTTATAATGGAGGGCAGTCTGTTCAGCCGAGAGAAATGGTCTCTTCATTTACACTGAAGCGTTATAATTTTGAACAAGATAGTCGGACAATCGATTGGTTTGATCAAACAACTGAAATCTATCAATCAATGCAAAAATTAAGCAATGCTGCACAAGCAGACCTTTCTTTGGCAGATGGTAGAGTCTTTAAAGCAGTTATTTATCAGTTTAGAGATCGTAGTTTCTTATTGCTAATTGCCCATCATTTGGTTGTTGATACCATTTCTTGGAAAATCATCTTGGAGGATCTTGAAACAGCCTATAATGCACTCAAAGCTGAACAAAAAATAAAACTCCCATTAAAAACCATGTCTTATCAAAAATGGAGTCAAGAATTAGTTGACTACAGTAAGAGTGAGGAACTAGCTAATGAGCTATTATTTTGGCAAGAAACAGCGGCAATTGTTGAAAAAAGTCAGTTGAAAAATGATTTAGATGCTGAACGAACCAAACAAGTAACAATCTTATCCACTCAATTAGGTATGAGAAAAACAACTGAGCTTTTAATGCAGAAAAATCGCTTTAGTCATTTCTACATCAATGAAATTTTGATTACCGCTCTAACTAGAGCAATAGCGAGAGTAACTGGAAATTCAGCGGTTTCCTTACTTATGGAAGGCCATGGCAGGGAACAACTAACGGATGATACTGAGATTGATCGAACTGTTGGATGGTTTACAGTCACCTATCCAGTTGCGTTTTCGTTGGGGAATAATAGTATTGAAGCTGATATTTTAGAAGTAAACCGTTCATTGAAAGCAATTCCTAAAAATGGTATTGGTTATGGGCTTGCTAAAACAGTTTTACCTGAAATTTCTAAGGCTGAACCAATGGTTACATTCAATTATTCAGGAGAGTTTAATGAATCACAGCAAGGAGATCACTTATTCAAGATGAGTCCTGCGCCGCAAGGAAATGAAGTTAGTCCTAATAATCAATTTGGAACGCCGATTGCAGTTAATTTAGTGATCGTAGACAAAAATTTGAATAGTAATATCGTCTATGACAATCGTCTTTTTTCAAAGGAATTTATTCAAAATGTAAATGAGCGATTTTTAAAAGAAATAGATGAAATTTTAGATTTTTTACAGAATGAACCGCAATCTGTCACAGATGAAGGGGACTTATTTGTTCCAATTAATTGGGAAGGTTCACCAGTTAAGCAAGTGATTCAGCCTTCAGCTATGCAAAGAATGTTTTTGGATACGTTAGATGCTACGATGGTTTATGCAGCATTTGAGCTACCTACATCAGATTCTGAACGAATCATTGAAGCAGTAAAACAAGTTGTGTATGAGCAGCCTTTACTGCGTACGAGTTATGGATGGCAGGGAGAAAAATTCAGGTTGTATGAACATCCTTTTGAGGAGTCGTTTACAATTCCTTTTATTGATTTAAGTGATAGACCAGAGGAAGATAAGGTTATCTTCCAAAAGGGAATAAAAGATAACATGGTATCAGCACTTAAAAATGAAACAACAAATGCCCTATATCATATGCTGCTTACCCAAATAAATGAAGAAACAACGATTTTACATCTACTGATTTCTCATACTATTTGGGATAAGTATAGTGATACAGTATTTTACGATCGAATAAAAGAATACATTATGAATCCTGTTAAAAATCCTAAACCTAACATTGGCTATCTTTTACCTAAACCTGTCCTTGACGAGGAATCAGAGCTGAAAAAACTGGAAGCACATCTGTTGATGTTTAAGCAAAATAAAGAGCATATTCGTGTTGAACAAAAAAGAAAGCAAGAGTTTTCTATTTGCTTGTCTACATTAAGTTTAGGGGAAAAGACGAAAAAATATTATGGGAAAAATCATTGGGCACTTATTATGTATTTAGCTCAAATTATTATTCGTAAAAACCATGGAATCGATTATCCTCAAACAATTCCTGTTTATGTTGTGCAAGAAAATAGAAAATACTTACCAGCAGATTTTGCACAAGCGATTGGTCCGTATATTGACTTATGGCCAGTTTTACTTAATCAGTCAGTCGACAATATAGAAGAACAGATGGGCTATTTGCAGCAGTTAAAACTAGATACTCAGATTAGCCTGATCGATGAATTGAGTAAAATGGATAGTGACTATACAAATAAAGAGATATATTCAATCAATAACCAAACAGTTTTTGAATTCACAAGTGAAACCTTGGAAACCGCTAAAAAACAAGTAGAGATAATGGAAAACGTTGATGGGTTTGAGATCGTTATCAACAAATATTTAGATCAACTAGTTCTAATTTACCCAGAAAATATAAACCAGAAAAAACAACTGGATACTCTACTACAAAGTGCTTGCGACCAGCTAGAACTGGAATTACGTTAG
- a CDS encoding thioesterase II family protein, with protein MIQLVMLPYAGSIVNPYKEWLELNDEHFEIIQIEYDGRGRRSFADRPQSWRMLIDKTLKQVLECVDFTKEYILFGHSMGARVAMDIYKKLEKMTIRQPKLLIFSGSETFRSKTYESILSAPTKKFNQFFFKLGGIPKEVIEEVELLELVTDYLREDLALLNQFSISPKKTRVSCPVLIFNGTQEKKSELKEWMDLIGSNCEQIVFQGDHFFIRNNVQEILSAIKKKVNES; from the coding sequence ATGATTCAATTAGTTATGCTTCCTTACGCCGGGAGTATCGTAAATCCTTATAAAGAATGGTTAGAGTTGAATGATGAGCATTTTGAAATTATTCAAATCGAATATGATGGTCGGGGGCGGAGAAGTTTTGCAGATAGACCGCAATCTTGGCGGATGTTGATTGACAAAACCTTAAAACAAGTATTAGAATGTGTGGATTTTACCAAAGAGTATATTTTATTTGGTCATAGCATGGGAGCCAGAGTTGCAATGGATATTTATAAGAAGCTTGAAAAGATGACGATCAGACAACCCAAACTGTTGATATTTTCTGGAAGTGAGACTTTTCGTTCAAAGACTTATGAATCGATTTTATCTGCACCAACTAAAAAATTTAATCAATTTTTCTTTAAGTTAGGTGGAATTCCCAAGGAAGTCATTGAAGAAGTTGAGCTGTTAGAGCTAGTGACAGATTATTTGAGGGAAGATTTAGCATTATTAAATCAGTTCAGCATTAGCCCCAAAAAAACAAGAGTAAGTTGTCCAGTACTTATTTTTAATGGAACACAAGAGAAAAAGAGCGAGCTAAAAGAGTGGATGGATCTTATAGGCTCTAATTGCGAACAGATCGTTTTTCAAGGAGATCATTTCTTTATTAGAAATAATGTTCAAGAAATTCTTTCTGCTATTAAGAAAAAAGTGAATGAAAGCTAG
- a CDS encoding tyrosine-type recombinase/integrase, producing MAKRGENIYKRKDGRWEGRYIKERKMDGKIRYGYIYSRKYLEVKHKLMLLKADSLRDPEFQSTYTGTLTEWFEVWLDTIVKTRVKLSTYNSYKSKVQLHILPRIGAIRLTELLPTDIDQWILQLSLSLSPSSVHAVHRVLKNGLAQAVRQNLLKKNPALNIDLPKLEKQKVRAFSVAQQKKIKAAAIADEKYLPIILALETGMRIGEISALQWGDIDFTEKTIHIQRTLQRLQVDSGKTALIEGTPKTFQSERTLPLSNQLETYLIEIKQSSKSSYVVGIADSCTEPRTITYRFKNLLEQLQITQLPFHALRHTFATRCLELGVNIATISSMLGHTSTKMTLDVYTNSFMKDERQAIEKISTI from the coding sequence ATGGCAAAAAGAGGAGAAAACATATATAAGAGAAAAGATGGCCGCTGGGAAGGCCGTTATATAAAGGAACGAAAAATGGATGGGAAAATTCGTTATGGTTACATTTATTCTAGAAAGTATTTGGAAGTAAAACATAAATTAATGTTACTAAAAGCTGATTCACTTAGAGATCCTGAGTTTCAATCAACCTATACTGGAACACTGACTGAGTGGTTTGAAGTTTGGCTTGATACAATCGTCAAAACAAGAGTTAAGCTAAGTACTTATAATAGTTATAAAAGTAAAGTTCAATTGCATATTTTGCCGAGGATTGGTGCTATTCGATTAACTGAATTATTACCGACAGATATCGATCAATGGATTTTGCAGTTAAGTCTGTCACTATCGCCAAGCTCAGTGCATGCTGTTCATCGCGTTTTGAAAAATGGTTTAGCTCAAGCGGTTCGTCAAAATTTATTGAAAAAGAATCCAGCGCTAAATATCGATTTACCCAAGTTGGAAAAACAAAAAGTACGAGCTTTTTCTGTAGCACAACAAAAAAAAATTAAAGCAGCTGCCATTGCAGATGAAAAATACTTACCGATTATTCTAGCGTTAGAAACTGGAATGCGCATCGGTGAGATCAGTGCCTTACAATGGGGTGACATAGATTTTACTGAAAAAACAATTCATATTCAAAGAACACTCCAACGATTGCAAGTGGACAGTGGTAAAACGGCTTTGATTGAAGGAACACCAAAAACGTTTCAATCTGAGAGAACCTTACCATTATCAAACCAACTTGAAACCTATCTAATTGAAATCAAGCAATCTTCTAAAAGTTCATATGTTGTTGGAATTGCCGATTCTTGTACTGAACCACGAACGATTACGTATCGATTTAAAAACCTTTTGGAGCAGCTGCAAATAACACAGTTACCTTTTCATGCATTGCGGCATACCTTTGCAACTCGTTGCTTAGAGTTGGGGGTGAACATTGCTACAATAAGTTCAATGTTAGGTCATACCTCAACTAAGATGACGTTGGATGTCTACACAAATTCATTTATGAAAGATGAAAGACAAGCAATTGAAAAAATTTCTACTATTTAA
- a CDS encoding KxYKxGKxW signal peptide domain-containing protein, whose amino-acid sequence MKSNKNFRKDDLSPESNTKKIYKMYKRKKQWVVAPVVFGLLLHAFSPVAALAVTDTEQANAETAQMRVVDDEELQKLINQAVTNIEALKSLSPEAKDVHLANVRKATNEEEVNTATVDAYKADVVAEIDLLQASYDNQIEALNSLPETGESTKAAYKGKIATALAKTGLINKFNAELANESKNYGVAKEVFAADLAENQKAAEEVLKAATEANTAFANLPKYQTQQKEVIKGMTYFSDLEKELHYTAIDNAETKEEVDSAVDAAKTAYQGVLTKLINAQVNALSSKLQEADLSATLDDAFSDRLEKIANKTPKAEQDLVDLTNLEADIDQAIANKETADLNEKKANMKNQIASEAGDVVKAEDVKRFQGKVDAAKTTEALDAVMQEWNEFYEVESLKQKNLAAAQAEAQTLLDALELEDKIALSTYKANVGLSKTAEAVAEIVAQAQAARKLEIKALEVAKETAIKEIQALSNLKADEKEPHITAVKAATTKSEVNTKLELAKDADKAAQLSKAKLDAKKQIDSLEALDETERTTHKAKLDVDTVDTLEKVADILAKAVYANDIKAIETAELDEAKEIAKNILNKLEDLTVTQAKAALKSITDAKNNEEIKTALETAEALNATNKATKDKANELAEAKIAANKQIDELKYLSKSVKDGYKAEINAKTTIDDITDVVNRAMAADTNLANKQEQLLTDKEALAGFINGSSELTDAEKKKFSSEVVDCSTTEEVATLRGKVEQLITDRQVAAADLNAAKTTINNAINGLIGLTPAQKVAYTNKVNSLSEKADMVAVYEEAKAEAIKQYDKELTNEIDSLIDSGSYVEAQKMINQLKSDTTRKQYQNKLNNGIALSEAKAAANKQIDALENLTAEEKVAAKDKISKLTTKAAVEKEVEALVKADNLVHDKSLIELAEAQIKAKDFDKAAETIKKIRDADTKAKLQKQLEDAQKVAPNIRGTGHVSNIGWQKTVDTNEIIGTTGRKLALEAVKLNLEDVDMPESAKKIEGGIEYRAHVRNIGWQGYKANGELAGTTGKALRMEAIQIRLTGELAKRYDVQYRAHSKNKGWGAYVSNGATAGTTGKALRMEAVQIRLVEKK is encoded by the coding sequence ATGAAGAGCAACAAAAATTTCAGAAAAGACGATTTGAGTCCTGAAAGCAACACGAAGAAAATTTACAAAATGTATAAGAGAAAGAAACAGTGGGTAGTAGCCCCTGTAGTATTTGGATTATTACTGCATGCGTTTAGTCCGGTTGCTGCTTTAGCGGTCACAGATACTGAGCAAGCAAACGCAGAAACAGCGCAAATGAGAGTAGTAGATGATGAAGAATTACAGAAGCTGATTAATCAAGCAGTTACAAATATCGAAGCCCTAAAATCATTGTCACCAGAAGCGAAAGATGTACATCTTGCCAATGTTAGAAAGGCTACTAATGAAGAAGAAGTCAATACAGCTACAGTAGATGCATATAAGGCCGATGTTGTTGCCGAAATTGATTTATTACAAGCTAGTTATGATAATCAAATCGAAGCTTTAAACTCTTTACCAGAAACTGGTGAAAGCACTAAAGCAGCATATAAAGGCAAGATCGCCACAGCACTTGCTAAAACTGGATTAATAAATAAATTTAATGCAGAATTGGCTAACGAATCAAAAAATTATGGTGTAGCTAAAGAGGTTTTTGCTGCTGATTTAGCAGAGAATCAAAAAGCAGCAGAAGAAGTTTTAAAAGCGGCAACAGAAGCCAATACAGCATTTGCGAATCTTCCGAAATATCAAACTCAGCAAAAAGAAGTTATTAAAGGAATGACCTATTTTTCTGATTTAGAAAAAGAGCTCCACTATACTGCAATTGATAATGCTGAAACTAAAGAAGAGGTAGATTCAGCGGTTGATGCAGCAAAAACTGCTTACCAAGGTGTTCTAACAAAACTAATTAATGCTCAAGTAAATGCGTTAAGTAGCAAATTACAAGAAGCAGACTTATCGGCTACCTTAGATGATGCATTCAGCGATCGTCTTGAAAAAATCGCAAATAAAACGCCAAAAGCAGAACAAGATTTAGTAGATTTAACAAATCTAGAAGCAGACATAGATCAGGCAATTGCAAACAAAGAAACGGCTGATTTAAATGAGAAAAAAGCAAATATGAAAAATCAAATTGCTTCAGAAGCAGGCGATGTAGTCAAAGCAGAAGACGTTAAACGATTCCAAGGTAAAGTTGATGCAGCAAAAACAACTGAAGCACTTGATGCTGTTATGCAGGAATGGAATGAATTTTATGAAGTAGAATCTCTTAAGCAAAAGAATTTAGCAGCAGCACAAGCTGAGGCGCAAACATTACTTGATGCTTTAGAATTAGAAGATAAAATTGCTTTATCTACGTATAAAGCAAATGTTGGCTTATCAAAAACCGCAGAAGCCGTTGCAGAAATTGTTGCACAAGCTCAAGCTGCTAGAAAGTTAGAAATCAAAGCTTTAGAAGTAGCCAAAGAGACAGCAATCAAAGAAATTCAAGCATTATCTAATTTAAAAGCTGATGAGAAAGAACCGCACATTACAGCTGTAAAAGCTGCAACTACAAAAAGTGAAGTAAATACCAAATTAGAACTTGCTAAAGATGCTGATAAAGCAGCTCAATTGTCAAAAGCAAAACTTGATGCAAAAAAACAAATTGATTCATTGGAAGCTCTTGATGAAACTGAAAGAACAACTCATAAAGCAAAACTTGATGTTGATACAGTTGATACTTTAGAAAAAGTAGCAGATATCTTAGCTAAAGCTGTTTATGCAAATGATATTAAAGCAATTGAGACAGCCGAATTAGATGAAGCAAAAGAAATTGCTAAAAATATTTTGAATAAATTAGAAGATTTAACAGTAACACAAGCTAAAGCTGCGCTAAAAAGTATTACAGATGCAAAAAATAACGAAGAGATTAAAACTGCTTTAGAAACAGCAGAAGCGTTAAATGCTACGAATAAAGCGACCAAAGACAAAGCCAATGAGCTAGCGGAAGCAAAAATTGCTGCAAACAAGCAAATTGATGAATTAAAATATCTTTCAAAGAGTGTCAAAGATGGATATAAAGCTGAAATTAATGCCAAAACTACAATAGATGATATTACTGATGTAGTAAATCGTGCTATGGCTGCAGATACTAATCTTGCAAATAAACAAGAGCAGCTTTTGACGGATAAAGAGGCTCTTGCAGGATTTATTAATGGATCATCTGAATTAACTGATGCTGAAAAGAAAAAATTCTCATCAGAAGTAGTTGATTGTTCGACTACAGAGGAAGTGGCGACTCTTAGAGGAAAAGTAGAGCAATTAATCACAGATCGTCAAGTTGCGGCGGCAGATTTAAATGCTGCTAAAACTACTATTAATAATGCGATTAACGGTTTGATAGGCTTAACACCTGCCCAAAAAGTTGCTTATACAAATAAAGTAAATAGCTTATCAGAAAAAGCAGATATGGTAGCAGTTTACGAAGAAGCCAAAGCAGAAGCCATCAAGCAATATGATAAAGAACTTACCAATGAAATTGATTCATTGATTGATTCTGGTTCATACGTAGAAGCGCAAAAAATGATCAATCAATTAAAATCAGACACGACACGTAAACAATATCAAAATAAACTAAATAACGGTATTGCTCTATCTGAAGCAAAAGCCGCTGCAAACAAACAAATCGATGCATTAGAAAACTTAACTGCTGAAGAAAAAGTTGCAGCTAAAGACAAGATTTCTAAATTAACAACTAAAGCAGCTGTTGAAAAAGAAGTTGAAGCATTAGTAAAAGCAGACAACCTTGTTCACGACAAATCATTGATTGAATTAGCAGAAGCTCAAATCAAAGCCAAAGATTTTGATAAAGCAGCGGAAACAATCAAGAAAATTCGTGATGCTGATACAAAAGCTAAATTACAAAAACAATTAGAGGACGCTCAAAAAGTAGCGCCAAATATTAGAGGAACAGGTCATGTTAGTAATATAGGCTGGCAAAAAACTGTTGATACCAATGAAATTATTGGGACGACAGGTAGAAAATTAGCTCTTGAAGCTGTTAAATTGAATCTAGAAGATGTAGACATGCCTGAATCAGCTAAGAAAATCGAAGGCGGCATCGAGTACCGTGCTCACGTTCGTAATATTGGTTGGCAAGGATACAAAGCTAATGGAGAATTAGCTGGTACAACTGGTAAAGCTTTACGAATGGAAGCTATCCAAATTCGATTGACTGGTGAGTTAGCGAAGAGATATGATGTTCAATATCGTGCGCACTCTAAAAACAAAGGCTGGGGCGCGTATGTTTCAAATGGTGCAACAGCAGGAACAACTGGTAAGGCATTACGTATGGAAGCTGTTCAAATTCGCCTAGTCGAAAAAAAATAG